In a genomic window of Bacillota bacterium:
- a CDS encoding short-chain dehydrogenase, whose translation MVGGTGMLRDASLGLAERGYIVSVVARRQTRLEALMRAAAGLTGFIHPIALDYRDTEALTASLTAARSRFGPIALAVVWIHGTAPAAPLAVARLVGSPERPGRYFHVLGSASADPARPNPERVASFGALDNIQYREVILGFVLEGHGSRWLTDAEISAGVMAALDADQPRYIVGTVRPWHLRP comes from the coding sequence GTGGTGGGCGGCACCGGGATGCTCCGGGACGCTTCGCTGGGGCTGGCGGAGCGCGGCTACATCGTGTCGGTGGTAGCTCGACGGCAGACCCGGCTGGAGGCGCTCATGCGGGCTGCCGCCGGGCTGACGGGGTTCATACACCCCATCGCCCTGGACTACCGGGATACCGAGGCCCTGACGGCCTCGCTAACGGCCGCCCGGTCCCGGTTCGGCCCCATCGCGCTGGCGGTGGTCTGGATCCACGGGACCGCACCAGCAGCCCCCCTGGCGGTAGCACGCCTCGTGGGCAGCCCGGAACGCCCCGGGCGGTACTTCCATGTCCTCGGCAGCGCGTCCGCGGACCCCGCCCGGCCCAACCCCGAACGGGTGGCGTCCTTTGGGGCCCTGGACAACATCCAGTACCGGGAGGTCATCCTGGGCTTCGTGCTGGAGGGCCATGGATCGCGGTGGCTGACCGACGCGGAGATCAGCGCCGGCGTGATGGCGGCGTTGGACGCCGATCAGCCGCGCTACATCGTTGGCACCGTCCGGCCCTGGCACCTGCGGCCCTAA
- a CDS encoding DinB family protein, protein MQSSQEIVTLLKALWEEGGPHAPISKASQSLSAAQAFFRPAPERHSIWQNVMHMAFWREHLVSTLKGEAKQLTDELLEHENWPPHPDPADSEAWNAARSRLEATQQALVQLVASLDEARLQQPRRPGGRTSLASELVSYAVHDAYHVGQIMLLRALQGLAPLD, encoded by the coding sequence ATGCAGTCCTCACAGGAGATCGTGACGCTGCTCAAAGCACTGTGGGAGGAGGGCGGCCCCCATGCCCCCATCAGCAAGGCCTCCCAGAGCCTCAGCGCGGCGCAGGCGTTTTTCCGCCCGGCCCCCGAGCGCCACTCCATCTGGCAGAACGTGATGCACATGGCGTTCTGGCGGGAGCACCTGGTGTCGACGCTGAAGGGTGAGGCGAAGCAACTCACCGATGAGTTGCTGGAGCATGAGAACTGGCCACCACACCCCGACCCGGCCGACAGTGAGGCGTGGAACGCCGCCCGCAGCCGGCTCGAGGCCACCCAGCAAGCCCTCGTTCAGCTCGTTGCCTCGCTGGATGAGGCCCGGCTCCAGCAGCCACGCCGCCCGGGAGGTCGGACGAGCCTGGCATCCGAACTGGTCTCGTACGCGGTGCACGACGCCTACCACGTGGGCCAGATCATGCTCCTGCGGGCGCTCCAGGGGTTGGCGCCGCTCGACTGA
- a CDS encoding HEPN domain-containing protein, with protein MTEDFEGQGGRALIVTNWWKKAEESLAAARSEYQAGRLSFAVNRLYFALFYAVTAVLAQQGLSYRKHTAVRAAFHRDFVRTRRVPESDGRLYDDLFNQRQQSDYDPLAQFDPARVGAYVERVEAFLRRFRALAGLSPSEGER; from the coding sequence GTGACCGAGGACTTCGAGGGCCAAGGAGGCCGCGCTCTCATCGTCACCAACTGGTGGAAAAAGGCTGAAGAAAGCCTTGCCGCCGCCCGCAGCGAGTATCAGGCCGGCCGACTCAGCTTCGCGGTGAACCGGCTGTACTTCGCCTTGTTTTACGCCGTGACGGCTGTCCTGGCTCAGCAGGGGCTGTCGTACCGCAAGCACACTGCCGTGCGAGCCGCCTTCCACCGGGATTTTGTCCGAACGCGCCGGGTACCGGAGTCGGACGGGCGTCTGTACGACGACTTGTTCAATCAGCGGCAACAGAGCGACTACGATCCTCTGGCTCAGTTCGATCCCGCCCGTGTAGGGGCTTACGTAGAAAGGGTCGAGGCCTTTCTTCGCCGGTTCCGCGCCTTGGCAGGACTGAGCCCCTCGGAAGGCGAACGGTAG
- a CDS encoding type III pantothenate kinase, which yields SIATEALFERASRLPRVEVVRPPRVIGRNTVQSMQSGILYGFAGQADGLVRRIQRELGTPTKVVATGEYAELVAAESETIERVDPFLSLRGLEIIYRRNQASEPGPRQA from the coding sequence TGAGCATCGCCACCGAAGCGCTGTTTGAACGCGCCTCCCGGTTGCCTCGGGTGGAGGTGGTTCGGCCGCCGCGGGTCATCGGCCGCAACACCGTCCAGTCCATGCAGTCGGGCATCCTCTACGGCTTCGCCGGGCAGGCCGACGGGCTGGTGCGGCGCATCCAGCGGGAACTGGGTACCCCCACCAAGGTGGTGGCGACGGGCGAGTACGCGGAACTGGTGGCGGCGGAGAGCGAGACCATCGAGCGGGTCGACCCGTTTCTGAGCCTTCGGGGCCTTGAGATCATCTACCGCCGCAACCAGGCAAGCGAGCCGGGGCCGCGGCAGGCGTGA
- the hflC gene encoding protease modulator HflC, with translation MRIAGYAAIALAVIAAFVVVQAAFIIDERQQAVILQFGQHVRTIQEPGLHLKLPFIQNVFFFDRRILMADGSVDEYLTLDKKRLLVDHISRWRIEDPLLFYQTVRTETGALARLEQIIGSKLRQEIARHNFIEIIREQRETIMATVTGEAKPLAERFGIALLDVRVKRLDLPTEVQDSVFARMEAERRRIAMRYRAEGEEKAREVRAEADKEREIILATAYREAQGLRGEGDARSTRLYAEAFGQDPDFYGFLRRMEAYEKVLEKGTTLLLDSRSELFRFLTGPGSGGR, from the coding sequence GTGAGGATCGCCGGTTACGCCGCCATCGCGCTGGCAGTCATCGCTGCGTTCGTGGTCGTGCAGGCGGCTTTCATCATCGATGAGCGCCAGCAGGCGGTCATCCTCCAGTTCGGCCAGCACGTACGCACCATTCAGGAGCCCGGCCTGCACCTCAAGCTCCCGTTCATTCAGAACGTGTTCTTCTTCGACCGCCGGATCCTGATGGCCGACGGCAGCGTGGATGAGTACCTGACGCTGGACAAGAAGCGGCTGCTGGTAGACCACATCTCCCGGTGGCGCATCGAGGATCCCCTGCTTTTCTACCAGACGGTCCGCACCGAAACGGGGGCGCTGGCTCGCCTGGAACAGATCATCGGCTCGAAGCTGCGCCAGGAGATCGCGCGGCACAACTTCATCGAGATCATCCGGGAACAACGGGAGACGATCATGGCCACCGTCACCGGCGAAGCCAAGCCGCTGGCCGAGCGCTTCGGGATCGCGCTGCTGGACGTCCGCGTCAAGCGCCTCGATCTTCCGACCGAGGTGCAGGACAGCGTTTTCGCCCGCATGGAAGCGGAGCGGCGCCGGATCGCCATGCGGTACCGGGCCGAGGGTGAGGAGAAGGCCCGCGAGGTCCGGGCGGAAGCGGACAAGGAGCGGGAGATCATCCTGGCCACCGCATACCGCGAGGCGCAGGGGCTGCGGGGCGAAGGGGACGCCAGATCAACGCGACTATACGCAGAGGCGTTCGGACAGGACCCCGACTTCTACGGCTTCCTGCGCAGGATGGAGGCCTACGAGAAGGTGCTCGAGAAGGGGACCACCCTGCTTCTCGACAGCCGATCCGAACTCTTCCGGTTTCTGACGGGGCCCGGATCCGGCGGCCGGTAG
- a CDS encoding nucleotidyltransferase domain-containing protein, translating into MRRIGDLKLTQAQRAALAEAAVLLKQRFMVEDVILFGSVARGTAREDSDIDLLILTQDPPTHALRTAISDTLFELNQKHGTLLSAVVVERRSWLSGPHSLLPLHDEVERDGVRL; encoded by the coding sequence GTGCGCCGCATAGGCGACCTTAAACTTACCCAGGCCCAGAGGGCCGCGCTTGCCGAGGCCGCCGTCCTGCTCAAGCAGCGCTTTATGGTGGAGGATGTGATTCTGTTCGGGTCGGTGGCGCGCGGGACGGCCAGGGAGGATTCCGATATCGACCTCCTGATCCTGACGCAGGACCCCCCGACACATGCGCTTCGCACCGCCATCTCGGATACGCTTTTCGAACTGAACCAAAAGCACGGCACCCTCCTCAGTGCCGTGGTCGTGGAACGCAGGTCCTGGCTTTCGGGCCCTCACTCTCTGCTGCCGCTGCACGACGAGGTCGAACGGGACGGTGTCCGCCTGTGA